CATTTTTAAAACTCGAGCGTATTGAAAAGCATTTACCCTCAAGGTTTGGATGTAATCTTCTGAAAAAGCTTTAGAGCGACAGGGATCCTTTAGCTAGCTCTTGCTCTACCGCTGTTAACGTTTCATCTAATATTTCAATCATTTGTGCGATTTCTTCTTTCGAAATGATTAACGGTGGGGCAAACACGAGTGTGTCCTGGTCAAAGGTTACAGCACGGATGATTAGACCTCGTTTTGCAGCTTCTGATACGATTTTTGGAGAAAGAATCTTTTCAAAGCCTTCACCTGTCTCCTTATCCTTCACGAGTTGAATGCCACCCATTAAACCAAGTGCTCTCACATCTCCGACAATGGAATGCTTTTCTTGAAGGTACTGGAAGCCCTTCAGCATTTCCGCCCCCATATTTTTGGAGTTTTCAACCAGATTGTCGCGTTCGATAATTTCAATATTTTTCAAAGCAACAGCACAGGCAGTTGGATGTCCGCTGTAAGTGTAGCCATGGAGCAGAGTATCCTTCGAAAGCTGAATGAAATCCTGGTGCATTTTATCGGATAACACAACGCCACCCAGCTGTGAGTATCCACTCGTAACCCCTTTAGCAAAGCTCATCATATCGGGAACGATTCCGTAGTGCTCGATTCCGAAAAACGTGCCAGTTCGGCCAAATCCGGTAATGACTTCATCTGTAATCATTAAAATTCCGTATTCATCACAAATGCTTCGAACCCCTTGCAGATAGCCTTCAGGTGCTATATTGACTCCACCGGCTCCTTGGACAGGCTCTGTAATGAAGGCGGCGATTGTTTCAGGTCCCTCTAGTTCAATCGCTTGTCTCAATGCCTCTATCGAGGAACCATCAACATAATAGAAATCCGGCGCTAATGAATTAGTGAAATCTCGGAATGGCTTTAATCCTGTAGCACTTGTTGCCCCCATTGCCACACCGTGATAGGACTTTTGACGAGAGATAATTTTTTGGCGGTTTGGTTGACCCTTTAAAATCCAATAATGGCGCGCTAGTTTAAATGCCGTATCATTTGACTCTGAACCACCAGATGTAAAGAACACAGCGTTTAGATCACCAGGTGCTAGAGAAGCGATCTTTGCTGCTAGGCGAATCGCTGGCTCATTACTGAGAGTTGAAAAGCAAGAATTGAATGCGAGCTTTGCCATTTGGTCATATGCCACCTGAGCGAGCTCCTTATTTCCATGGCCAATGTTGACATTCCAAAGCGAGGACATTCCATCGATCACTTTTTTTCCTGAAATATCGGTTAAGAACACGCCTTTTCCTTCAGTAAAAATAAAGCTTGGTCCGTGTTCCTGTTGTTGAGCGATTGAGGATGTGGGATGCATAAAGTGCTTTTTATCTAATTCAACTAATTCCTGAGCTAATGTAACATCTTTTAACATATACGACACGACCTTTCTTGTATTTGTTTGCCTTTACTAACTTACTAGCAAACATCATGCCAAAGTTGATTTGCTGTAAAATCAGGGTTTTTAAGGTGGATGAACTCGAAAATGATTCAAAAATGAATCATTTTACTACTTTTGTGATTCATTTCTTGATTGTAAACCCTTTTATGATTTATATTTGAATCACCACATCGGGAATAATATTATTTTCAAGAAAAAAGGAGTGGTAAATTTGCAAAAATCTGTTGATAAAATGCTTTTGGACCTGATTATTGAAACTTCGAATAATAATATTACGATTGCTGATGCCTTGGGCTACATTGTCCATTCCAACCCAATCCATTGGTCGATATATGGGATTACTCCGGAACAATATAAAGGAAAAACCGTTTATCAGCTTCAAGATGAAGGCGTGCTTACCCCTTCAATTACTGTGATGGTGTTAAGAGAAAAAAGAAAATGGAAATCATGCAAAATACACGTACCTGGAAAAATCATCATGACAACCGGCTATCCGTTATTTGATCAAAATGGTAAGCTCCTATTTGTTCTCAGCTATTCACAAGACCAAACAGAGATTAGTAATTTACAGGATCGGTATGAACAATTAGAACGAAAATTAAAAGGATACCAGACTGAAGTCGAGGAGCTCCGTGGCAAAGAAGTTGGCATCCTGTACCGTAATAAGGAAATGGATCAAGTAGTCAAAACGATTCAGCGGGTCGCCGAAACGGACGCGACAGTGTTGCTATTAGGGGAATCTGGGGTTGGTAAAAGTATGTTCGCTCGCCAGCTTCACAACCAAAGCGGGCGTCATAAAGAACCGTTTATTGAAGTCAACTGTAGCACCATTCCTGAAACGTTGTTCGAATCAGAAATGTTTGGTTATGAAACAGGAACTTTTACTGGTGCCCAAAGGCAAGGAAAACAAGGGCTCATTGAGCAAGCGCACAATGGAACACTTTTTTTGGATGAAATAGGTGAACTCCCGTTAGCCATGCAGGTTAAACTTTTAAAGGTACTGCAGGAAAAGAAGTTTATGAGACTTGGTGGCAATCGCGAACGCCATGTTGATTTTCGCCTTGTTACAGCAACCAATCAAAATTTAGAGGAAATGGTCCAAACAGGTACCTTCCGACTAGATTTATATTACCGTCTGAACGTGATTCCGCTCCAAATCCCACCGTTACGGGAGCGAAAAGAGGACATAACCTTCTTAATAAATCACTATCTCGAACTAATAAATAACAAATACGGAACGAGGAAACGTCTCCATGCCTCCACCTATGAAATACTCATTCAATATAGTTGGCCAGGAAATGTCCGTGAACTGGAAAATATTATTGAGCGACTTGTTCTAACAACTGAGGAAAATATTATTTTCCCTTCTACCCTCCCTTCTTCCATTATTGGAGACCGGGAACCTGATGGTGCCACAGGATCTGAGCTCGAACAAGTTATTGGCGATGAATTTGATTTGAAGACCGTTCTGGAAAAGGTTGAGAAACTTTTATTTACGAAGGCGGCTAAGCAATGTAAGTCAAGTTATGATATGGCTAAACTGCTCGGAATCAGCCAGCCCTCTGTTGTTCGGAAAATGAAGAAATATCGAGATTAAATATCCGAAGCCTCCATGCATTTTGCAGTGGAGGCTTTTCTTGCGCCACTATTTACAATGTTAGATTTCCTAACATCACACTTGAATCCGCCACAATTACGGGTAAGATTAAGTCAATAGCATGATTCAAATAATTTCGACAAAATGATCAAAAGAATAGGTGAGGTAAATGAATTTAAGAATGGAATTATCACAAAAACAAACACAGAATCTGACATTGACTCAAGAATTGAGCCAATCAATAAATATCCTTCAATATTCAACATTTGAGCTCGTCGATTATCTTCAGCAACAGGTTGTTGAAAATCCTGTCTTAGAGGTTAAGGAACGTTGGATTTCTATTGCTGGACTTCATCAAACTAAAAATACAGCTAATCAAAATCAGAAATTTGATCCTATCCTACACTACGCTACCCAACAAACTTCACTTGAACAGCATTTAATGGAACAAGTTATGATGTTGCCTGACATGGATCCTACAAAAGAAAAGATGCTTTCTTTTTTAATAGGAAATATTAATCATCTTGGATATTTAGAAATAGAACCTGCCATTGCTGCGAGAATTTTCGAGGTTTCTTTATCAGAAATGGAACAGGTTATCGGTATTCTTCAATCACTTGACCCAATTGGAGTAGGAACTAGAAATTTACCACAATGTCTACTTCTGCAAATTAGCAAACGATGTGATGCTCATCCATTAGCTGCTCCTATCGTAAAAAATCACCTAGACGATCTAGCCTCAAAGAATTATCGAAAAATCGCAAAATCTCTAAGTGTTGACATTCATAAGGTGCAGGAGGCGGAGGATTTCATCAAGACGCTTAACCCACGTCCATGTAGTGAATTCAATTATGAAATGACTCATTACGTGACTCCAGACATAACCGTAAAAAGACTTAACGATGACTATAAAATCATCGTAAATGACAATTTAATACCTGAACTCAAGATTAACCAATATTATGGTTTGAATTCTAGTGAAATGGACGGCGCGAATGATTTTTTAAAGGAAAAATATCATGAAGCCATGATATTAATGAATAGCCTGACCCAAAGAAATCGTACACTTCTTAAAGTAACTCAGGTAATCGTTGCAAAACAATCTGACTTTTTTAAAATGGGGTTAAGCGGATTAAAACCAATGACATTAAAGGATATTTCAGAGCAATTAGGTTATCATGAATCAACGATTAGCCGGGCAACCAGCAATAAATATATTCAAACACCACACGGAATCTTTTTACTACGCAGCTTGTTTACGAGTGGGCTGAACACCACCAATGGACTAGAAACAGAATCCTCTACTTGTATTAAAGAGAAAATCAGAGCATTAGTCGAAAAGGAAAATAGGTTAAAACCCTATTCCGATCAACAGCTAGTGCTACTTTTAGAAAAGTACGGAATTCTTATTTCACGCCGAACCGTTGCAAAATACAGAGAAGAAATAGGGATCCCAGGCTCCTCAAAAAGAAAAAGATATTAAACACGTCGCTTTAATAACCTCATCTCCCAACTGAAACCCTGATCAACCAAGAACAGCAAACAGCTTGCGTTTTATCAGGGTTCCTTGCTCTATCCCCTTATATAAAACTGATACTCCCCTTCATCAGTTTCGACCTTAAGCATGCTAATTTGTTCCTTTCTGTCGAACGAATTTCTGGCAATTTGGCTTTATTTTCATCAGAATCACTTGATTATGAAAGCGTTTTCAAATATACTAATAGTGGGAAGGATGACATCGGTGGTCATCAGGGTATTCAGCGTAGGTGGGGCTGATACTAATTGATTTTTTTAGGAATTGTGAGCGATTGGCTCTATTTCTTTAACTTCTAATGGGAGCGTGCATATGTAATCGCATCCCAATTAACATGAAAAGGCACCTTCCAATTAAAACTTGGTCGGTGCCTTTTTTTGGGATTTTTTCACGTGAGCCTCATTCGTAAGCATCTCTATTATGCTACCTTTTGTTCCATTTCTTTTTTATACTGAACGGCTGATAATAGTTTCAAGCCTCTTAACTTCCTTATTTGTTCTTCAAGCATAGCGAATGCCTCTTGTTTTTTTCCAGAATGCATTAGCTTTTCAATATCAAGATAGGAACGGTGTAGCGGATCCTTAATGTTAGCTAGATTCTCTTCAAACGTTGTAAGATCATTATCTTTTAATGCTAACATTGCGCAATAGTATGATTTGAATTCGTTATCCATTAACTTTGGGAGATACTTTTTCGCTTCGGTAAGTTTATTTTGATTGATAAGTAGTGCCATATTAGCGAAATGTTGGAGTTGTTCATTTTTGATTGTTTTAACAGCCTTCTCAGCTTCTGCCAAATTACCACAGTACAAATGGAACAAAAATTGGTTGTGTTCGTTCTTTGATTTCTTTAGGTAGTTCATTATTTTATCGATATTTTTTTCATAGAGCGCCGGATACAATGTCATATACATGACAGCCGCGATGAAAATAATAAATACTATAAACATGATCCAAGATGGAGCATTTAGTAATCCCATAATAAATGAAATGAAAATTAAAAGTGTAAAAAGCCAAACCAATAAAATCCCCCCTTTTATATTATAGGCACTGTTAAATTTGTCTGTTGATTTCCGCTCCAGGTGCTCCCTTTCCACTCCAATCAACAGAACGTTCACATAACATAAATTCTTTAACATAGCCTATTTATAAGTAAATCTTATTACAATTTTGTTCTTCTGGAAATATTATTTTCTAAAATTTCTATTTTTTCTGATATTTAATTTAAATGATAATTATTTTCATTAATCCCCTTTCAACATAACACTTATTCAATTATTATAGTAATATTGCTAAGTAATCGAAAAAGAATGAGAGGCACAACACATGCTGCGTAACAGAAATGTTTGGATTATATTAATAGGAGAATTTATAGCCTGGGTCGGACTTTGG
The DNA window shown above is from Bacillus sp. T3 and carries:
- a CDS encoding aspartate aminotransferase family protein; the encoded protein is MLKDVTLAQELVELDKKHFMHPTSSIAQQQEHGPSFIFTEGKGVFLTDISGKKVIDGMSSLWNVNIGHGNKELAQVAYDQMAKLAFNSCFSTLSNEPAIRLAAKIASLAPGDLNAVFFTSGGSESNDTAFKLARHYWILKGQPNRQKIISRQKSYHGVAMGATSATGLKPFRDFTNSLAPDFYYVDGSSIEALRQAIELEGPETIAAFITEPVQGAGGVNIAPEGYLQGVRSICDEYGILMITDEVITGFGRTGTFFGIEHYGIVPDMMSFAKGVTSGYSQLGGVVLSDKMHQDFIQLSKDTLLHGYTYSGHPTACAVALKNIEIIERDNLVENSKNMGAEMLKGFQYLQEKHSIVGDVRALGLMGGIQLVKDKETGEGFEKILSPKIVSEAAKRGLIIRAVTFDQDTLVFAPPLIISKEEIAQMIEILDETLTAVEQELAKGSLSL
- a CDS encoding sigma-54 interaction domain-containing protein, coding for MQKSVDKMLLDLIIETSNNNITIADALGYIVHSNPIHWSIYGITPEQYKGKTVYQLQDEGVLTPSITVMVLREKRKWKSCKIHVPGKIIMTTGYPLFDQNGKLLFVLSYSQDQTEISNLQDRYEQLERKLKGYQTEVEELRGKEVGILYRNKEMDQVVKTIQRVAETDATVLLLGESGVGKSMFARQLHNQSGRHKEPFIEVNCSTIPETLFESEMFGYETGTFTGAQRQGKQGLIEQAHNGTLFLDEIGELPLAMQVKLLKVLQEKKFMRLGGNRERHVDFRLVTATNQNLEEMVQTGTFRLDLYYRLNVIPLQIPPLRERKEDITFLINHYLELINNKYGTRKRLHASTYEILIQYSWPGNVRELENIIERLVLTTEENIIFPSTLPSSIIGDREPDGATGSELEQVIGDEFDLKTVLEKVEKLLFTKAAKQCKSSYDMAKLLGISQPSVVRKMKKYRD
- the rpoN gene encoding RNA polymerase factor sigma-54; translation: MNLRMELSQKQTQNLTLTQELSQSINILQYSTFELVDYLQQQVVENPVLEVKERWISIAGLHQTKNTANQNQKFDPILHYATQQTSLEQHLMEQVMMLPDMDPTKEKMLSFLIGNINHLGYLEIEPAIAARIFEVSLSEMEQVIGILQSLDPIGVGTRNLPQCLLLQISKRCDAHPLAAPIVKNHLDDLASKNYRKIAKSLSVDIHKVQEAEDFIKTLNPRPCSEFNYEMTHYVTPDITVKRLNDDYKIIVNDNLIPELKINQYYGLNSSEMDGANDFLKEKYHEAMILMNSLTQRNRTLLKVTQVIVAKQSDFFKMGLSGLKPMTLKDISEQLGYHESTISRATSNKYIQTPHGIFLLRSLFTSGLNTTNGLETESSTCIKEKIRALVEKENRLKPYSDQQLVLLLEKYGILISRRTVAKYREEIGIPGSSKRKRY